In the genome of Myxococcus stipitatus, one region contains:
- the lpoB gene encoding penicillin-binding protein activator LpoB, with translation MKTHRLILTACLAASLAACSGPRAFTRGTYEDPNEIEMLSDQFNENDLQLIAKKMAESLANSPRFSTPRPDGSLPIVLVGKLKNSTSEHIDMRSLGDKIQTALAQTGRFAMVDQAARQDIAEEYEYQQSGYVDAKTAKGPGGQVSVDFLMSGDLASIIQEVGRDKLVYYKMTAKLSNVRTGLIEWTDEKQIRKKFEKRGVSW, from the coding sequence ATGAAGACCCACCGCCTGATTCTCACCGCCTGCCTCGCCGCTTCGCTCGCCGCGTGCAGTGGCCCGCGTGCCTTCACGCGCGGGACGTACGAGGACCCGAACGAAATCGAGATGCTGTCGGACCAGTTCAACGAGAACGACCTGCAGCTCATCGCCAAGAAGATGGCGGAGTCGCTGGCCAACTCGCCGCGCTTCTCCACGCCGCGCCCGGATGGCTCGCTGCCCATCGTCCTGGTGGGCAAGCTGAAGAACAGCACCTCCGAGCACATCGACATGCGCTCCCTGGGCGACAAGATCCAGACGGCGCTGGCGCAGACGGGCCGCTTCGCCATGGTGGACCAGGCCGCGCGCCAGGACATCGCGGAGGAGTACGAGTACCAGCAGTCCGGTTACGTCGACGCCAAGACGGCCAAGGGCCCGGGCGGTCAGGTGTCGGTGGACTTCCTGATGTCGGGAGACCTGGCCTCCATCATCCAGGAGGTCGGCCGCGACAAGCTCGTGTACTACAAGATGACGGCGAAGCTGAGCAACGTGCGCACCGGCCTCATCGAGTGGACGGACGAGAAGCAGATCCGCAAGAAGTTCGAGAAGCGCGGAGTCAGCTGGTAG
- a CDS encoding mechanosensitive ion channel family protein — protein MMPRVRHAWTALLLVGCLLWTLPALALNSGLAPPASPMDRQTPQAAAQGFLSAAHRGDYATAAHYLDLDFIPRAQQPERGAQLARRLKFVLDRKLAIDLSSVSKVPEGDPADARFDQLGVIPLEGANVSIRLQRVTQDSTLVWVFSESTVRMVDSLFEAYGPRVAEWMPPFFFSGTVLGLEPWQWLGLLVTLLGALGLSLLLERVTLAIALRVARWTDATLDDQLVEAGRGPLRLPFFAALLVVGTSFLLLPRPVQTVANRVSYSLLIVSVAWFILRFLRVFAAFVQSRVSSETQDAARARSLRTQFAVLRAVFEAATYVVAAALLLMQFEVVRNVGVSLLASAGIAGLVIGLAAQKSISTLLAGIQLSITQPIRIGDQVVVETEFGTVEEITLTYVVLRVWDQRRMVIPITYFLDKPFQNWSKVSPELLGAVTLQVDYSTDVDAMRAELQRILSGEAQRLWDGRFQSVVVLEAQDRTLTIRALVSAANPDKLFDLRALVRERLVAFLRAHPQWLPFTRTESRQAPTPLPEPRDDPQPDAPQDAPPPGPRLS, from the coding sequence ATGATGCCCCGAGTCCGCCATGCCTGGACGGCGCTGCTCCTGGTGGGATGCCTCCTCTGGACGCTCCCCGCCCTGGCACTCAATTCGGGCCTGGCGCCGCCCGCGTCCCCCATGGACCGCCAGACGCCCCAGGCCGCCGCGCAGGGCTTCCTCTCCGCGGCCCACCGAGGGGACTACGCGACGGCCGCGCACTACCTCGACCTGGACTTCATCCCCCGCGCCCAGCAGCCCGAGCGCGGCGCGCAGCTCGCCCGCCGGCTCAAGTTCGTGCTCGACCGGAAGCTGGCCATCGACCTGTCCTCGGTGAGCAAGGTCCCGGAGGGAGACCCCGCCGACGCGCGCTTCGACCAGCTGGGCGTCATCCCGCTGGAGGGGGCGAACGTCTCCATCCGCCTCCAGCGCGTCACGCAGGACAGCACGCTGGTGTGGGTCTTCAGCGAGTCCACGGTGCGCATGGTGGATTCGCTCTTCGAGGCCTATGGCCCGCGCGTGGCGGAGTGGATGCCGCCGTTCTTCTTCTCCGGGACGGTGCTGGGGCTGGAGCCGTGGCAGTGGCTGGGCCTGCTGGTGACGCTGCTGGGGGCGCTGGGTCTGTCGCTGCTCCTGGAGCGCGTGACGCTGGCCATCGCGCTGCGCGTGGCGCGCTGGACGGACGCGACGCTGGATGACCAGCTCGTGGAGGCGGGGCGCGGGCCGCTGAGGCTGCCCTTCTTCGCGGCGCTGCTGGTGGTGGGCACGTCCTTCCTCCTGTTGCCGCGTCCCGTGCAGACCGTGGCCAACCGGGTGAGCTACTCGCTGCTCATCGTCTCGGTGGCGTGGTTCATCCTGCGTTTCCTGCGCGTGTTCGCCGCGTTCGTCCAGAGCCGCGTGTCCTCGGAGACGCAGGACGCGGCGCGGGCCCGCTCGCTGCGCACCCAGTTCGCCGTGCTGCGTGCCGTCTTCGAGGCGGCGACATACGTGGTGGCCGCCGCGCTGCTCCTCATGCAGTTCGAGGTGGTGCGCAACGTCGGCGTGTCGCTCCTCGCCTCCGCCGGTATCGCCGGTCTGGTGATTGGTCTGGCCGCGCAGAAGTCCATCTCCACGCTGCTCGCGGGCATCCAGCTCTCCATCACCCAGCCCATCCGCATCGGCGACCAGGTGGTGGTGGAGACCGAGTTCGGCACCGTGGAGGAAATCACGCTGACCTACGTGGTGCTGCGCGTCTGGGACCAGCGCCGCATGGTCATCCCCATCACCTACTTCCTGGACAAGCCCTTCCAGAACTGGAGCAAGGTCAGCCCCGAGCTGCTGGGCGCCGTCACTCTCCAGGTGGACTACTCCACGGACGTGGACGCCATGCGCGCGGAGCTCCAGCGCATCCTCTCCGGAGAGGCCCAGCGCCTGTGGGACGGGCGGTTCCAGTCGGTGGTGGTGCTGGAGGCCCAGGACCGGACGCTCACCATCCGGGCCCTCGTGAGCGCGGCCAACCCGGACAAGCTCTTCGATTTGCGCGCTCTCGTCCGCGAGCGCCTGGTCGCCTTCCTCCGAGCACACCCTCAGTGGCTGCCCTTCACCCGCACCGAGTCGCGCCAGGCGCCCACGCCGCTCCCGGAGCCCCGGGATGACCCTCAGCCCGACGCGCCTCAGGATGCGCCACCTCCGGGCCCTCGGCTGTCCTGA
- a CDS encoding response regulator, with translation MSEKRRILLIDDSEITLAMEKAVLEARGYEVVATSTLMEFEKTLQAWRPDLILTDIHMPEAKGTDICRTLKNEYGTQDIPIVLFSSLPDDELSKLAEQVGADGFLSKMNGLEAMGEKIDELVQSILW, from the coding sequence GTGTCCGAGAAGCGAAGAATCCTCCTGATTGACGACAGCGAAATCACGCTCGCCATGGAGAAGGCCGTGCTGGAGGCGCGCGGCTATGAAGTCGTCGCCACCTCCACGCTCATGGAGTTCGAGAAGACACTCCAGGCCTGGCGGCCGGACCTCATCCTCACCGACATCCACATGCCCGAGGCCAAGGGCACCGATATCTGCCGCACGCTGAAGAACGAGTACGGCACGCAGGACATCCCCATCGTCCTGTTCTCCAGCCTCCCCGACGACGAGCTGTCCAAGCTGGCCGAGCAGGTGGGCGCGGACGGCTTCCTGTCCAAGATGAACGGGCTGGAGGCGATGGGCGAGAAGATCGACGAGCTGGTGCAGAGCATTCTCTGGTGA
- a CDS encoding multiheme c-type cytochrome codes for MRKEPAPQASTPEAGTSAPTQSSGAILFVSADTRGYLGPCGCSENMRGGIGRAAFQVSEARKGGLPVLYVDGGNSLFGETTLKPGQVPQEELKARALADAMRLMGLAVRATGPLDDTRGAAFRQGLGLPEVGDGAVKLLPAGSRQVGIVSAETGTQLVTASAQARSQGADFVVGLLDAPLEEAQKAAELPGLAVDVLVATRSATELSGEQNRLVKSAVPVVAPQSKGRSLVRVDLSYAPRPGRFSLQKGQADMEREVAALEQRAVLLDKDINQPGIDPKLKALKQAKRDELVARKQALVSAPPAAASDVNGFTVRFVPLEAGLPSLPDAQALVARYDAEVGKLNLAWAKEHGQDCPAPAKGQSSFVGNAPCKSCHEEAFPLWEKSKHHHAWETLVDLGKQHHLNCVGCHVTGWEQPSGVCRLDKVEGREDVGCESCHGPGSAHVDEPSSDNIVASPGEALCVTCHNAENSPHFDFATYLPRILGPGHGEPVSAKPSGSPADAQKPAKP; via the coding sequence ATGCGCAAGGAGCCGGCGCCCCAGGCGTCCACGCCCGAAGCGGGGACCTCGGCGCCAACGCAGTCCTCCGGTGCCATCCTCTTCGTCTCCGCGGACACCCGCGGCTATCTGGGCCCGTGCGGCTGCAGCGAGAACATGCGCGGTGGCATCGGCCGCGCGGCCTTCCAGGTGAGCGAGGCGCGCAAGGGCGGCCTTCCCGTGCTGTACGTGGACGGCGGCAACAGCCTGTTCGGTGAGACGACGCTCAAGCCGGGCCAGGTTCCCCAGGAGGAGCTGAAGGCCCGGGCACTCGCGGACGCCATGCGGTTGATGGGGCTGGCGGTGCGCGCCACCGGACCGCTGGATGACACGCGCGGGGCGGCCTTCCGTCAGGGGCTGGGCCTGCCCGAGGTGGGCGACGGCGCGGTGAAGCTGCTGCCCGCGGGCTCGCGACAGGTGGGCATCGTCTCGGCGGAGACGGGGACTCAGTTGGTGACAGCCAGCGCCCAGGCCCGCTCGCAGGGCGCGGACTTCGTGGTGGGGCTCCTGGATGCTCCGCTCGAGGAGGCACAGAAGGCGGCCGAGCTGCCGGGACTCGCGGTGGATGTGCTGGTGGCCACGCGTTCAGCGACGGAGCTGAGCGGCGAGCAGAACCGGCTGGTGAAGTCGGCGGTGCCCGTCGTCGCGCCGCAGAGCAAGGGCCGCTCGCTGGTGCGCGTGGACCTGAGCTACGCGCCTCGGCCGGGACGCTTCTCGCTCCAGAAGGGCCAGGCCGACATGGAGCGCGAGGTCGCCGCGCTGGAGCAGCGCGCGGTGCTCCTGGACAAGGACATCAACCAGCCGGGCATCGACCCGAAGCTCAAGGCGCTCAAGCAGGCGAAGCGCGATGAGCTGGTGGCTCGCAAGCAGGCCCTGGTGTCGGCGCCTCCCGCCGCGGCCTCGGACGTCAATGGCTTCACGGTCCGCTTCGTGCCACTGGAGGCCGGGCTGCCGTCGCTTCCGGACGCGCAGGCGCTGGTGGCTCGCTATGACGCGGAGGTGGGCAAGCTGAACCTCGCGTGGGCGAAGGAGCACGGCCAGGACTGCCCTGCTCCCGCGAAGGGACAGTCCTCGTTCGTCGGCAACGCGCCGTGCAAGTCGTGCCACGAAGAGGCGTTCCCCTTGTGGGAGAAGTCCAAGCACCACCATGCGTGGGAGACGCTGGTGGACCTGGGCAAGCAGCACCACCTCAACTGCGTGGGCTGCCACGTCACGGGCTGGGAGCAGCCGAGCGGCGTGTGCAGGCTCGACAAGGTCGAGGGTCGCGAAGACGTGGGCTGCGAGAGCTGCCACGGTCCGGGCTCCGCGCATGTGGATGAGCCGAGCAGCGACAACATCGTGGCGTCGCCCGGTGAGGCCCTGTGCGTCACCTGCCACAACGCGGAGAACTCGCCTCACTTCGACTTCGCGACCTATTTGCCGAGAATCCTGGGTCCGGGTCACGGTGAGCCCGTGAGTGCGAAGCCTTCAGGCTCGCCCGCGGATGCTCAAAAACCCGCGAAACCGTAA
- a CDS encoding LysM peptidoglycan-binding domain-containing protein: MLPLCLLVLTLASAPSSGAAPTPPLPPPPDGLRVLAADETRASSTPPQSSPAAVGTESAPAPVTTPGTSPASTATEQAPASVGAAAKPVVAAPAQEEQQPSSTGSATGASTGKTAQPSVASQPDKAANTGMSKTAQPTVNSQPTDAASSASTSKPAAADAKLSTPGNSGASELDEKRAFANSTDAPEDEPEAAREMVESESAELEELRALEGATLDPAARPSAEVMQSLRRLGLANPLRMRMLDALEEPTFRDDDTPEQLPLITDLANFDVRKIQDRYDIPVEMQPLVAQYIQFFQGPGRRWFRKWMARSARYLPVMQPILDQHGLPRDTVYLAMIESGFSAHAYSWAHAAGPWQFISSTGKQYGLKQDFWVDERRDPIKATHAAATYLKDLYGELGHWYLAWAGYNTGSGRVRRMVERHGTRDFWALSEEKGLAKETKHYVPKLIAAALVAKNPSAFGFSEAEFEYEQPLEFDVVDLTDATDLDVVARAAGVPIQSVQDLNPELKRWCTPPATAKRPYKLRLPMGAGPRFVEGFQKISPSERLTFRVHKVKRGDTLSQIAERYGSASEAILQMNRLKSAKTLKLNSELVIPVPAGKASPQGGGALASKVAQARRSGVVVHRPEDEVPAGTPKGPLAAGPVKTEIVNGRTRITYGVQSGDSLWIIATKFNVGVDDLKKWNNLRRRNPTLQIGSLVYVWPNGPAQVAPPTSSVVVARQVASNAGKPGGKVHALAEGETLWSIAQRYGVTVEDIMRWNNIKDHRTIPTGKVLSLSAP; encoded by the coding sequence ATGCTGCCTCTCTGCCTGCTCGTGCTCACCCTGGCCTCGGCTCCCTCGTCGGGAGCAGCGCCCACGCCGCCCCTGCCTCCGCCTCCGGACGGCCTGCGCGTGCTCGCCGCCGATGAGACTCGAGCCTCCAGCACTCCGCCGCAGTCATCTCCCGCAGCGGTGGGCACCGAGTCCGCGCCCGCTCCTGTGACGACCCCGGGCACCTCGCCCGCCTCCACCGCGACGGAGCAGGCACCCGCGAGTGTGGGCGCGGCCGCGAAGCCCGTGGTCGCCGCTCCGGCACAGGAGGAGCAACAGCCGTCGAGCACAGGCTCCGCGACGGGTGCCAGCACGGGCAAGACCGCGCAGCCCTCCGTGGCTTCTCAGCCCGACAAGGCGGCGAACACCGGCATGAGCAAGACAGCGCAGCCCACCGTGAACTCGCAGCCCACCGATGCGGCGAGCAGCGCCAGCACGAGCAAGCCGGCTGCGGCTGACGCGAAGCTCTCGACACCGGGCAACTCGGGTGCCTCGGAGCTCGACGAGAAGCGCGCCTTCGCGAACAGCACGGACGCCCCGGAGGATGAGCCCGAAGCCGCTCGCGAGATGGTCGAGTCCGAGTCCGCCGAGCTCGAGGAACTGCGTGCACTGGAAGGCGCGACGCTCGACCCGGCGGCGCGGCCCAGCGCGGAGGTGATGCAGTCCCTGCGGAGACTCGGCCTCGCGAACCCGCTGCGCATGCGCATGCTGGACGCGCTGGAGGAGCCCACCTTCCGCGACGACGACACGCCCGAGCAGCTGCCGCTCATCACCGACCTGGCCAACTTCGACGTCCGCAAGATTCAAGACCGCTACGACATCCCGGTCGAGATGCAGCCGCTGGTGGCTCAGTACATCCAGTTCTTCCAGGGGCCAGGTCGCCGGTGGTTCCGCAAGTGGATGGCCCGCTCCGCGCGCTACCTGCCCGTGATGCAGCCCATCCTCGACCAGCACGGCCTGCCTCGCGACACCGTGTACCTGGCGATGATTGAGAGCGGCTTCTCCGCGCACGCGTACTCCTGGGCGCACGCCGCCGGCCCCTGGCAGTTCATCTCCAGCACGGGCAAGCAGTACGGCCTCAAGCAGGACTTCTGGGTCGATGAGCGCAGAGACCCCATCAAGGCCACCCACGCCGCGGCGACCTACCTCAAGGACCTCTACGGAGAGCTGGGTCACTGGTACCTGGCCTGGGCCGGCTACAACACGGGCTCCGGCCGCGTGCGGCGCATGGTCGAGCGTCACGGCACCCGCGACTTCTGGGCCCTGTCCGAGGAGAAGGGCCTCGCGAAGGAGACCAAGCACTACGTCCCCAAGCTGATTGCCGCGGCGCTGGTGGCCAAGAACCCGTCCGCCTTCGGCTTCTCCGAGGCGGAGTTCGAGTACGAGCAGCCGCTCGAGTTCGACGTGGTGGACCTCACGGACGCCACGGACCTCGACGTGGTGGCCCGCGCCGCGGGCGTGCCCATCCAGTCCGTGCAGGACCTGAACCCGGAGCTGAAGCGCTGGTGCACCCCACCCGCCACGGCCAAGCGCCCCTACAAGCTGCGGCTGCCCATGGGCGCGGGCCCTCGCTTCGTGGAGGGCTTCCAGAAGATTTCGCCCTCCGAGCGGCTCACCTTCCGCGTCCACAAGGTGAAGCGCGGCGACACGCTGTCCCAAATCGCGGAGCGCTATGGCTCGGCCTCCGAGGCCATCCTCCAGATGAACCGGCTCAAGAGCGCCAAGACGCTGAAGCTCAACTCGGAGCTGGTGATTCCAGTGCCCGCGGGCAAGGCGAGCCCCCAGGGCGGCGGCGCGCTGGCGAGCAAGGTCGCGCAGGCCCGTCGCAGCGGCGTCGTGGTCCACCGTCCCGAGGACGAAGTGCCCGCCGGCACGCCCAAGGGCCCCCTGGCCGCCGGCCCCGTGAAGACGGAGATCGTCAACGGCCGCACGCGCATCACGTACGGCGTGCAGTCCGGCGACAGCCTGTGGATCATCGCCACCAAGTTCAACGTGGGCGTCGATGACCTGAAGAAGTGGAACAACCTGCGGCGGCGCAACCCGACGCTCCAGATTGGCTCGCTCGTGTACGTGTGGCCCAACGGCCCGGCGCAGGTGGCCCCTCCGACGAGCTCCGTCGTGGTGGCCAGGCAGGTCGCGTCGAACGCGGGGAAGCCCGGCGGCAAGGTCCATGCGCTCGCCGAGGGAGAGACGCTCTGGTCCATCGCGCAGCGCTACGGCGTCACCGTCGAGGACATCATGCGGTGGAACAACATCAAGGACCACCGCACCATCCCCACGGGGAAGGTCCTCTCGCTCAGCGCCCCGTGA
- a CDS encoding L,D-transpeptidase family protein, producing MTSSISRIESLHPLTPLEANDAPLGGRWPSARLLDNTVEHAPRAPAPISLSRPPSARVETGPTPPARPAPPLTHARFTRQPQLTDVAAGQLILGPGSRGDGLRAVQTALLKMGFALHGGADGHFGAQTQRALRNFQTHASLTFPAVKPTGLLDSATLHALDALAPEPGMRGQSQGIPPATYDGQPVRVIVALREHRTFLYDTQGRVVDIVPNASGTTATPTRPGLKVVKTRLHQAAAEAAGERLWNDRSVFGARILDLSWADGRHSGEELHGTNAPALLGGDVSHGCIRHSNEAIIALHDALSVGDHVAIVEHVNDPRLGAQAPVARGTTLPRAAPSARAPAG from the coding sequence ATGACCTCGTCCATCTCGCGAATCGAATCACTCCATCCGCTCACCCCACTCGAAGCCAACGACGCTCCGTTGGGAGGGCGTTGGCCCTCCGCGCGCCTCCTCGACAACACCGTGGAGCACGCGCCGCGGGCCCCCGCGCCCATCTCGCTTTCGCGACCACCGTCCGCGCGCGTCGAGACGGGGCCCACGCCCCCCGCGCGCCCTGCCCCACCGCTCACCCACGCGCGCTTCACGCGGCAACCCCAGCTCACCGACGTGGCTGCGGGACAGCTCATCCTGGGCCCGGGCTCACGGGGTGACGGCTTGCGCGCGGTGCAGACGGCGCTCTTGAAGATGGGCTTCGCGCTCCATGGAGGCGCGGACGGACACTTCGGCGCCCAGACCCAGCGAGCGCTGCGCAACTTCCAGACGCACGCGAGCCTCACCTTCCCCGCGGTCAAACCCACGGGCCTCCTGGACTCCGCCACGCTCCATGCGCTCGATGCCCTCGCGCCCGAGCCCGGCATGCGAGGCCAATCCCAGGGGATTCCTCCCGCGACCTACGACGGCCAGCCGGTGAGAGTCATCGTCGCGCTGCGAGAGCACCGCACGTTCCTCTACGACACCCAAGGGCGCGTCGTGGACATCGTCCCGAATGCCTCGGGCACCACGGCCACGCCGACACGGCCGGGGCTCAAGGTCGTCAAGACCCGGCTCCATCAAGCCGCCGCGGAGGCCGCGGGCGAGCGACTGTGGAACGACCGGTCCGTCTTCGGCGCGCGCATCCTGGACCTGTCCTGGGCGGATGGACGCCACTCCGGCGAGGAGCTGCACGGCACCAACGCCCCCGCGCTGCTCGGCGGGGACGTGTCCCACGGCTGCATCCGTCACTCGAACGAAGCCATCATCGCGCTCCACGATGCCCTCTCCGTGGGAGACCACGTGGCCATCGTGGAGCACGTGAACGACCCGCGCCTGGGAGCCCAGGCGCCCGTCGCTCGTGGGACTACCCTTCCTCGAGCAGCGCCTTCAGCTCGCGCACCCGCCGGGTGA
- a CDS encoding ATP-binding protein, translating into MSKVRKVQKEDPLADLPRWAQQLARKYYTKTVNTFLLYGAVRDLQPLQMEDNAKGFGTLKTFLSEELFGGRDHVLFYDRSSGIRSATPETQKDLARVMSGYDAMYGTDYAKVMPRDPGRALQVLENFLRMRLSEGRSLALIIDFAETLVPGGEISHLSSEDRFVLATMDKWAHDPQFLAGDVSIVLLAENLADISPRISRNPYVAPIELPLPTEEERLEYVRYKLEGKRLQSLSDVPLAGLAKMTAGLSRINLDRVLTEALEREIRITSDLLKEKKKEIIQAECHGLLEFIEPVHTLDAVAGHAKAKQMLRQAASALKKGRLEVMPMGYLLSGPVGTGKTFMVSCFAGEIGIPVVKFLNFRSQWQGVTEANLEKIFNLLKALWPVAVMIDEADTFLGNRDSGGDSGTSSRVFGSIASFMGNTQYRGKIVWFLMTARPDLLPIDLKRQGRAEEHLALFYPQTDAERDELFKVMSKKTGVSVEGIDSFSTLIPQGIRAFSGADIEAVMVRSKFRALAEGREAVSKEDLAAVLADFVPPSYPLEIELQNLVAVQECTSRELLPEAYRSIDRDLITRRVRELKALLEEG; encoded by the coding sequence GTGAGCAAGGTACGCAAGGTCCAGAAGGAAGATCCGTTGGCGGACCTCCCCCGCTGGGCGCAGCAGTTGGCTCGGAAGTACTACACGAAGACGGTCAACACCTTCCTGCTCTACGGCGCGGTGAGGGACCTGCAGCCGCTCCAGATGGAGGACAACGCGAAGGGCTTCGGCACGCTGAAGACCTTTCTCTCCGAGGAGCTGTTCGGCGGCCGGGACCACGTCCTCTTCTATGACCGCTCGTCGGGCATCCGCTCGGCCACGCCGGAGACGCAGAAGGACCTGGCGCGGGTCATGTCCGGCTACGACGCGATGTACGGCACGGACTACGCGAAGGTGATGCCGCGAGACCCGGGCCGCGCGCTCCAGGTCCTGGAGAACTTCCTGCGGATGCGGCTGAGCGAGGGACGCTCGCTGGCGCTCATCATCGACTTCGCGGAGACGCTGGTGCCGGGCGGGGAGATCTCCCACCTGTCGTCCGAGGACCGCTTCGTGCTGGCGACGATGGACAAGTGGGCGCATGACCCGCAGTTCCTCGCGGGCGACGTGTCCATCGTGCTCCTGGCGGAGAACCTCGCGGACATCTCTCCGCGCATCTCCCGCAACCCGTACGTGGCGCCCATCGAGCTGCCGCTTCCCACCGAGGAGGAGCGGCTGGAGTACGTGCGCTACAAGCTGGAGGGCAAGCGCCTCCAGTCGCTGTCGGACGTGCCGCTGGCGGGCCTGGCGAAGATGACGGCGGGCCTGTCCCGCATCAACCTGGACCGCGTGCTGACGGAGGCGCTCGAGCGCGAGATTCGCATCACCTCCGACCTGCTCAAGGAGAAGAAGAAGGAGATCATCCAGGCGGAGTGCCACGGCCTCCTCGAGTTCATCGAGCCGGTGCACACCCTGGACGCGGTGGCGGGACACGCCAAGGCGAAGCAGATGCTGCGGCAGGCCGCCTCGGCGCTGAAGAAGGGCCGCCTGGAAGTCATGCCCATGGGCTACCTGCTGTCGGGCCCGGTGGGCACGGGCAAGACGTTCATGGTGAGCTGCTTCGCCGGTGAGATTGGCATCCCGGTGGTGAAGTTCCTGAACTTCCGCAGCCAGTGGCAGGGCGTCACCGAGGCGAACCTCGAGAAGATCTTCAACCTCCTCAAGGCGCTGTGGCCGGTGGCGGTGATGATTGACGAGGCGGACACCTTCCTCGGCAACCGCGACTCGGGCGGGGACTCCGGCACGAGCAGCCGCGTCTTCGGCTCCATTGCCTCCTTCATGGGCAACACGCAGTACCGCGGCAAGATTGTCTGGTTCCTGATGACGGCGCGGCCGGACCTGCTGCCCATCGACCTGAAGCGGCAGGGCCGCGCGGAGGAGCACCTGGCGCTCTTCTATCCGCAGACGGACGCGGAGCGGGACGAGCTCTTCAAGGTGATGTCCAAGAAGACGGGCGTGTCGGTGGAAGGCATCGACTCGTTCTCCACGTTGATTCCGCAAGGGATTCGCGCCTTCAGCGGCGCGGACATCGAAGCCGTCATGGTGCGCTCGAAGTTCCGCGCGCTGGCGGAGGGGCGCGAGGCCGTGTCGAAGGAAGACCTGGCGGCGGTGCTCGCGGACTTCGTGCCGCCCAGCTATCCGCTCGAAATCGAGCTCCAGAACCTGGTCGCGGTGCAGGAGTGCACCAGCCGGGAGCTGCTGCCGGAGGCCTACCGTTCCATCGACCGGGACCTCATCACCCGGCGGGTGCGCGAGCTGAAGGCGCTGCTCGAGGAAGGGTAG